GAGGATCCGGGTGCTGGATTTGTCCGCGGGTTCCGGGGCGTTCACCATGGGGATTCTTCATGAACTTGTCCGCCGTAGAAAGATTTTGGAACCGGAGTGTTCGGAAGCCGCCCTGGTGCGCGCGGCCGTAGAAGATCATATTTACGGGGTGGATGTCTGCGCAGAGGCGTTGGACGTGGCACGCTTCCGTTTCCGCTGCGCCTTGCTTGCCGCGGGTGATGACGCCCCTTTCCGCGATCATTTAATCTGCGGGGACAGCCTGGACCTGTTCGGTGCCGGAGTGTGGCGGAACGTGTTGGCCCGCGTCATGAAGGAAAGAGGGTTCGACCTGGTTATAGGCAATCCTCCTTTTATTGGGGAAAAGGGGAACAAGGAGCTTTTTGACAGGCTGAAGGCTTCCCGCATGTCCGCTTATTGTTCTTCCCGCATGGATTACTGGTACGTGTTCGCCTGCCTGGGCATGGATGTTCTGAAACCCGGCGGGGTGATGCACCTGGTGGTGCCCAACAAATGGATGGCCAATGCCGGAGCGGTGCCACTGCGGCGGAAATTGTTGGAGGAATGTGGAGCGCTGCGCTTGTCCGACTTCGGAGCCTGCCGGGTGTTTGAGTCCGCCCGGGTTCACACCATGGCGCTTCTGGCGGAAAGGAAAAAAACCGGGGATGAAGCTCTTGTCCCTGAATACCGCCGTTTTTCCGGAGAGTCGGAACATGTGGAAGAGTTTCTGGAAAACACCCCTTACCAGTGCTTCCAGTTGCCGGAAGACCGGTCCGGTTGTGTGCAGCAGGGCCTGTTTTTCTGTTCCGCCGCGGAAAAGGTGGTTTTGGAGAAGATGGAGGTCCTCAGGAATTTTGAGCTGAACCCATTGCACGAAATGGCGCAGGGGATCGTGCCGAACCCGGACGTGGTTTCCTCCCGCGCCCTGGGAAGTCTGCCCCCGGAAATAGTGCGGAGTTCCGGCATCCGGCGCGGGGAAGGCGTGTTCGTGGTGCCGCGGGAGTTTTTCACCCGTTTGCCGGAACGGGAGCGGTGTTTTCTCAAACCCCTTTATGAACCCGTGCTGGCGGAGCGGTATGGCTTGAAAGAGCCGGAAAAGGTTCTTTTGTACCTGACGCCGGAGAACGGCTCCGAGCGGGCACGGACGCTTATCCGGCATCTGGAAAAGTTCCGCCCCCTGATGGAGTCCAGGCGGGAGACCCGCATGGGGCGCATGAAGTATTACCACGTGCACTGGCCCAGAAAGGAGGCGTTTTTTCTGCCGGGTCCCAAGATACTGGCTGCCCGCAAGTGCGCGCGGCCCACGTTCACCTATACGGAACGGGAGGCCTATGTGATGATGTCATTCAATGTGATACGCACGGAGCGCCTGAGCATGAAGTATCTTGCCGCCCTGTTCAATTCACGGTTGATGCATTTCTGGTTCCGCCTGCGCGGCAAGATGCAGGGGGATTTTTTCCAGATGGATACGGCCCCCATCCTGAGCGCGCCCGTCCATGTGCCTTCCGCCTCCGCGGTTGCGGAAGTGGAGAGGCTTTCCGATGCCCTTGCCGGGCATTATTGCCCGGAGTGGGATGAACGTATGAATGAGCTTATTGAAAGGATTTACGGTATTTCCGCCGAAGAAAGGGAGGTCATTGTTCAGGCAGTTTCTCCGGCTCCGGGCGGGAAGGGAAACAGGCCAGAATGACGATCAGCAGGAACCAGACATTTCCCACGACGGCCAGAAACAGGGTGGTCGTGTCCATGCTGCCGTCCATACTGTACCGGAAGCGGTCGAAAACCATCCATTTGATGAGGCCGGCGATTCCCAGCGCCATGTAGCCGTACCCCCATGCCGTATGGAATCCGGCGTCGCGGAGCCTTCTGATGATGGCGCTCCAGAAGGGGAGGTAAATAGCTAGGAATACGACCTGCATGGTGATGATGAAGTACATGAAGTGTTCCTGGGCTATGGCGTGGAATACTTCCTGGTTGTCCGTGGCAAGAAGTTCCTTCCACGGCAGGGACGCGAGGGTCAATATGGTTCCCGCGAAGGAGAAAAACAAGGCGCCGAGAAACAGGAACAGATTGAATCCCCAGAATTCGCGGCGGGAGGACTTGCCGGAGAAGTCGGCATATTTTTTCGTCAGGCACAGGATGAAGTTTTGCCAGAGGGAGGGGCGGGTTGGAGCGTTCATCATTTTCCCATTCATAGCACATGTCATGGGGAGGCGGCAATGGCAAACGGAAGATCGGGACTTGATTTTCAAAAGCATCCCCGTATGGTGTGCGTCCTGCAACCCTGAGTTGATCCGATCATGATGCCTGTTTGCCTGAGGAATTGCCTGTTCGGCGCGTGCTGGTACGCGGCTTTGAGTGCGGCGGATGCCGGTATTCCGGCCATGCAGGGGCGGGAATCCCCTTCTCCCCCGTGGTGCGGAGCTCTCGCCCGCGGACCCGTTCTGTACCGGGATGATTCCTCCTGGATCCGGAAGGTGAAGCTGACCCTGATCGGCCAGTATCAGACGGCGGCCGTCAGCCCCAACGGTTCCAACAGGTTTTGTCCGGATTCCGGGGGCCATAACAGCGAATGGCGGCGCGCCTATCTGGGGGCGGACATCCTGCTGGGCGACGGCTCCTGGCGCCTGTCGAACCTGACGAACGTGGGGGACCTGGAAGGCCGCCACCGTGAAGTGCGCGGAGAGTGGACGGGAAGCCATACGGAATGGTCCCTGTATGAACTTTATCTGGAAAAGACGCTGCCCGGAGTCAAGCTGCGGGCCGGCAAGCTGACCCCGCACCTGACTTCGGAGTATTGCCTTCCTTCCTCCCGGATCAAGACGGTGGAGAGGTCCGCCATCTGCAATGAACTGATTCCCATTTCCAATTGGGGATTTGAAGCCAATTTCCAGAGGAATCCTAAAAGCCTGTATCATTCCTACGGCGTGTACCTGAATGCGAACGGAACGGATTTGACGGATGAAATCCAGTTCCATTCCGACGATAACGTGTTCGCTTTGGTCGCCATGAAGTGGAATGTGGCTTCCCCCATGTGGGATTCCCAGAGCCTGGGATACCAGTACGCCCATAATTTTACGGAATGGCGCGGCAGGAAGATTGCCTCCGGTTCCGATTACCAGGGGCCCGGTGCGCAGGATGTGTTTTCTCTGAGCTGGGACGCAAAGCGCGGTAATCTGGCCGTGATGGCCAATTTGCTGGCCGGGGTGGGAATCGTGGGACAACCGGGAGCCAAGAATGTGTACGGACTCGTTTTACAGCCGGTTTACCGGATTTCTCCGCATTTCGAAGGCGTTTTTCAGTATCAATGTTCCTTTGGGGACGGCTCCGTGCGGCTGAACAGCCGTTATGTCCCTTCCGTGACGCGCTATCCCGCATGGGTGGACAGCATGAATTCCTTTTACCTGGGCCTGAATTGTTATCTGTGCCCGGAGTCCATTGATACGGTAAAGCTGATGCTGGGGCTGGAATACGTCACCAGTCATACGGATTCCGCTACGGCCAAGGCTTTTAACGGATGGTCCCTTTACGGGGCCATGCGGTTCAAGTTCTGAAGACCCGGGAGAAACGCCCTTTTCAGTTTTTAAAGGCAGTGGGCTGGTAGGCGGGCAGTGCGGGAATGGGAACGTACCCGGGGGGAAGATCATCCCATACGGGATGGAGCGGTTTGGGTTCCGTTTCAAAAACCTCTCCGTTGAAGGATTTGATGATGGTTCGGAAGGAACCCTGCGGCGACGGACGGATCACAAAAGGGCGAGGGGGCGATTCCGGAAGATTCATGCTTAAATTTACTTCTTCTTCATTCCAGGCCGGCCAAACGTCCGCCGGAGCCGATATTTCCCGGATTTCCGTATTGGTTGCGGAACGGGGCGTGTGGAAGAAGGGGCTGTCCGGGTCTCCGTCATTCAGCCAGGCTTCCTCGTCCGGCGTCTCCGTCGTGATGATCATGCCTTCCTGGGTGTTTGAATGGTTGAATTCGTACCCCGTCAGTCCGCCGCCATCCGCATCATCCCTGTCGCTGTTCATATGAATGTTGATGGAAACCTTGTTTTCCGGCGCTTCCTGCTCCTCCGGCGTCTGGAAAATGGCCGCCTGCCGCTTCAGCGCCTCCGGGGAGGTGCCGCGCGCATATTTTGGGAAGAAAACGCTTTTGGTGTCTATTTTCCCCGGCCGGACTTTCACGGGTTCGTCGGACAGCTCAAAGATGTATTTCACAGGCCGTTCTTCTGCGTAGGCCCGGTGAAAGGCGCATTCCAGGAACGCCATGGCCAGACATGTCAGAAGATACAGGCATGGAGAAGCTTTCATGATAGGTGAACGACTCTGTTAGAACAGAAAGAAGACAAATATTCAATGCTAAAAAGCAAGAAACTCAGCGCGCTTTCCGGGTGCTGGCTCTTTATTTGCTATACTACGAGGCCAAAACGGCGTTTCTGTCGTTTCTCTGCTTGGCAGCTGTGGGCGGCTGCCTTATGGTGAACGCATGATGAAGAAGATTTTCCCCTGTCTGCTGACCTTCCTGACTGTTTTCTGGTGCGGCTGCGAAAATAAGCCGTCCGGAGGAGAAAAGGAACCGGTGCGTTCTGAAAAGAACGGGGAAAAACAGGCTGAATCTTCCGCAGACACGGGAAAGTCCGGAATCTGGAAAAACCGTCTTCAGGCGGCTTCCGCAGAGGCCGAACGCGCCAGGGGAGACGATAAAAAACACGTGGAGGCCCTGAACGAACTTGCCTCCCTGTATGCGGAAGGCCTGCAAAACGGCTGGGTTCATCCGCTGGATGTCCGGTCCTGGTGCGAGTCCGTGGCGGAGTCCGGAGCCGGTTATTCCGGGGAGACGGTCATCGGAGCCCTTTTTCTTTACGGTACCGGAGTAACGCGTGATCCGGCCGCAGCCAGGGAATGGTTTGAATATGGCCTGGCCCGGCCCGGCAGCCAGCGCGGAAATGCCCTGTACATGCTGGGCATGATGTATTCCAAAGGGGACGGCGTCAATCAGGACCAGAACAAGGCCCTGGAACTGTGGCACAAGGCGGCGGATGAAAATCATCCGGGCGCGCTGTCCCTGCTGGGGCGCGCATCCATGGAGGGGAAGCTGGGCTTGGACAAGGATGCGGCATCAGGGCTGGCCTTTCTGGAAAGGGCCGCCAACGGCGGGGATGTGGCGGCGTCCATGTATCTGGGGCGCATCTACGCCAAGGGGGAGGGAGTGGCGCAGGATATGGAGCGCGCCTTGAAATGGTACCAGCAGGCCGCTTCCGCCGGGGATCCCCATGCCCAGTATATCGTGGGGCTGGCTTATCTGGACGGTTCCGGCGTTCCCGTGGATGAGGGGAAGGCGTTCAACTGGCTCCGTCTGGCGGCGGGGCAGGAACACGTGAACGCCATGCTGATGCTTTCCGTCTGCTACAGCACGGGCAAAGGCACCCGGCAGGATGCGAACATGGCGGAAGTCTGGAAAAAGAAGGCTCTTGAGCTGAATAGCCGGAGGCAGACGCCGCAGGAAGGGCACCAGCCTTCCTCCGCCCCATGAGGAAGAGTCAGTTTTCCTGAATTTCCTGATGCAGGAATTTCAGGGCTTCCTTCCGTTCCAGAATGGCGAATCCCCGCTCGTCGGGGATGACGAGCAGCCCGTTCCGGTTTTCCAGAATGGCGTGAATCATGGCAAAGACATGCCCCGTGGCGCATTCGTCTTCCAGAATGAAGCGCAGCATTTTGATGCGGTCTCCTATTTTTTTCAGGGCGCCAGGGTCGCGTTTGAAGGCTTTGCGCGCGTCTTCCGTCTCCATGACCCAGAACACGTCCAGTTGGGGTTCCCCTTCTTCATCCAGGTAGCTGCCTTCCAGCACATGGTCCGGGGATTCTTCCGGAGCTCCGGAGAGGTTCAGTTGAAAACAGGGGTCCAGGCGGAACATGGCCTGCTGGAGTTCTTCCCCGGAAGGCAGCGGGGCGTTCTGGACGAAAAGCCAGAATTCCTGGTCGTCCCCGGATGAGGCGGCGTGGGTCATGGGCCGGATTGTGGCATTCCTGTGCCATTTTCCCACAGGGATTTGTGACAGTCGGGAGCCGCTGGTTGATTTTTGAATGTTCAACGTCTTCCCGCACGATTAAAAACAGGGGCATGAGCGAGATTCCCGTAATGATGACCATCGCCGGTTCCGACTGTTCCGCCGGGGCCGGCCTCCAGGCGGACCTGAAGGCGGCGCACGCCATGGGTGCTTTCGCGCTGACGGCGGTCACCTGCATCGTCTCGGAAGTGCCCGGACTCGTGCGCGGCATCCAGGAAGTGGAGCCGGAACTGGTGGCTGACCAGGTCAGAATCAATCTGGAACATTTTCCCGTTGCCGCCGTGAAGGCGGGCATGCTGTATTCTCCTTCCATCGTCCGCGCCGTGCACGGGGTGCTGAAGGATGCGGATATTCCCCTGGTGGTGGATCCCGTCATGATCGCGACGGCCGGCGACCGCCTGATGCGGGAAGAGGCCGTGGCCGTTTATGAGGAACTGCTCCTGCCGCGTGCCGCTCTGCTGACCCCCAATCTGGACGAAGCCGCCGTGCTGCTCCGTTCCTCCTCCAATCCGGAGCGGGATGAATTGCCGGAAGCCGCCGCCAGGCTGGCCCTGCGGTACGGGTGCCCCGTGCTGCTGAAAGGCGGCCATCTGGCCGGGGATTGCCGCGACGTGCTTGCGGGGCCGGACGGCCGCATGCTGGGGGAATGGACGCGTCCGCGCGTGCGGGATGTCAGCACGCACGGAACGGGGTGCTCCCTGTCCGCCGCCATTGCCGCGCGTTTGGCGGCGGGGGACGGACTCGTGACTGCGGTGGAACGCGGGCTGGAATTCATCGCCGCCGCCATCCGCGACCATGTGCGCTGGGTGCGTCCCGCGCGCGTGGATGCGCTGAAGCTGTGGTGACCTTTTTCCCGTACGGCCTTTGCGGCAATGGCGCCGTGATGCGGGGAAACCCGCTGAAGAGCGGATCGGAGAGCCGCCTTTCTGTGCCCTAATAACGCTTTGTGCTTGCGTATCGGATGCCGGATTGGTAGTCCTATCTGCGCCCATGTATGGCATGGAGCTTTTCAAAAATTAGTAATTATCATAGCAATATCACTATGGGACAGCAAATCCGCAAAGTCACCAAGCGCCGCAGACGTGCCGATTACCTTAAGCGTAAGAAGGAACAGGCCAAGTTGAATTCCAATACGCCTATCCGCCTGGCTACTCCCGTTGCCAAGGAAGCAAAGCCGGCCGCCAAGGAAGTTCCCGCCAAAAAGACCGCGGCCAAGGCTCCTGCCAAGAAGGCTGACGCGAAGAAAACGGAAACCAAGAAAGCGGAACCCAAGGCCGCTGCCGCCAAGAAGGCTCCTGCCAAAAAGCCGGCTGCCAAGAAGGAAGCCGCCGAACCCGCGGCTGAATAATTGTCCGTACGGGAGGGATTGCCTCCGTGCGTCCATCAAACGGTTTAACAAGCCGCCCCGCCTGATGCGCGGCGGCTTTTTGCGTGCCGCGGCATCTTCCGCATCCGGGCATATTCGCGCCACCGGGCGCAATTGTCCGGAAAATGTATTGACGCTTCACCCTTCGCGGCCCTACATAGAGGGGAATATCATTCCGTTTTTCCGCCATGCGCCACGATACGACAGACAAACCCAAGGGACACCGCAATTACATCATCATTGCCTGTGATGCCCTTCTTTTCCTGGCCATGCTCAAGTGGCTTCCCGTGGAGCCTCAGGTAGCCAAGGGCCTTGCCGTGCTGACGTTCATCGGCATCCTGTGGCTGACGGAGGCTTTGCATGTGACCGTGACTGCCCTGCTGGTGCCTGTTCTGGCCATGTTCATGGGCATTCTGCCGGGCGCCAGGGCGCTGGCCGGATTTGCGGACCCCACCATTTTCCTGTTTTTCGGCGGTTTTGCGATAGCGGGGGCTCTACATGAGCAGAAGATAGATTCATGGCTGGCCGGAAAGATACTGACCGTGGCGCGGGGAAGCCTGGGCATGGCCCTGGTTCTGATTTTCCTGGCGACGGCATTTCTTTCCATGTGGATGTCCAATACGGCCACCGCGGCCATGATGCTGCCGCTGGTGATCGGCCTGCTGGACCGCATTCCGAAAGAGAAAATCAAGACCACGGCTCCGTTCGCCGTACTGGGTGTGGCCTACAGCGCATCCATCGGCGGCATGGGCACGCTGGTGGGCTCTCCTCCCAATGCGATTGCGGCCCATGAGCTTGCCATGGGATTTGCGGAATGGTTCCGTATTGCGATGCCGATTGTGGCCGTGTTCGGAGTGTTGGTGTTCTCCCTGATGTACCTGTTTTTCAAGCCCAACCTGAAGCTGCACGTGGATATGGCGCCCGCCACGGACGAGGAACGGCCTTCCGGCCTGGACGGAAAGCAGATCCGCGTTTTGATCCTGTTTGCTGTGATTGCGGGGTGCTGGATGGGCAGCGGTTTTCTTTCCTCCCTGCTGGGCGGTATTCCTTCCATGGATACGCTGATTGCCCTGTGCGCCGTGGTGCTGCTGCCCCTGTGCGGCGTCATCAACTGGAGCGGCATTGCCAAAAATACGGACTGGGGCGTGCTGCTCCTGTTTGGCGGGGGCATTACTCTCAGCACGGTTCTCGTTCAGACGGACGCGGCCAAATTCCTGGCAAACCAGGTTTCCGACCTGGCGATGGGGCAGAATCCTCTGATCATTCTGCTGATCATCAGCGTTTTTATCACGTCCCTGACGGAGTTTTGTTCCAATACGGCCAGCGCCGCCCTGGTGGCTCCGCTGATGGTGACGGTGGCTTCCGCCATGGGAATGTCCGCCACGCCGCTGGTGCTTCTGGTAGGCATCGGCGCTTCCTGCGCGTTCATGCTCCCCGTATCCACGCCGCCCAACGCGCTGGCCTTCGCCACAGGGAGAGTCCCCCAGATGTCCATGATCAAGGTCGGCCTTCTGATCAATGTGGTGCTCGTGTTCGTCAAGGCGTTCTGGGCCTGGATATTCTGGATGTAACGCCGCCGGAAGGGGAATATGGCCGGTTTCATGGGACCTTCCGTTTTACACGGGAGTGGTTGCCTACAGCCTTTTCATGAGGCCTTTTCCTGCCGTTCCAGGGCGGCTTTCTTGTCCAGTTTGGCCAGTTTGGCGATCAGGTAGAAGAAGGAGGGAATGAAGAAAACGCCGATAAAGACGGCCGTAATCATCCCCCCGATCACGCCGATGCCCACCACCTGCCGCGCCGCCGCTCCCGCGCCCGTGGCCAGAGCCAGAGGAAGACAGCCCATGATGAAGGCGATGCTGGTCATCAGGATGGGCCGCAAACGGATTCTGGCCGCATCTAGGGTGGAGGTGAGCAGGTCTTTCCCCTGTTTGAGTTCCAGCACGGCGAATTCCACGATGAGGATGGCGTTTTTCGCCGCCAGGGCAATCAGCACGATGAGCCCGATTTCCGAGTAAATGTTCAATTGCTGGCCGAAAATCCACAGCGCCGCGAAAGCGCCCAGAATGGCGATGGGAACGGTCATGAAGACGGCGACGGGGAGCGACCAGCTTTCATACAGGGAGGCCAGGATCAGGAAAACGAATATGGCGGAGGCCGCGAAAATCATGCCGATGGTGATGCCGTGCTGCGCCTGTTTTTCCTGATAGCTCATGCCGGAATAGCCGTAGCCCATGCCCGCGGGCATCGTCTGGGCAAATACCTCTTCCAGGGCGTTCATGACCTGTCCGGAGGAATAGCCTTCCGCCGGCGTGATGTTGAGCTGGGAACTGTTGAACATATTCTGGCGGATCAGGAATTCCGGGGCCCATCCGTGCGTGACGTTGATGACGGAGTCCAGAGGAACCGGGTCTCCGTTGTTGTTGCGCACGTAGAACATGGAAAGCTTGTCGATGCTGTCCCGGTAGGGGGCGTCCGCCTGCATGTACACCTGCCATTCCTGGCCGTAGATGTTGAAGTTGTTCAGGAAGGTACTCCCCATGTACGCCTGGATGGTGGCATAAATCTCATCCACGTTCATGTTCTGGAGGGTGGCCTGTTCCGTATTGACATTCAGATTGTATTGAAGGTTGGACGGAGACATGAAGTTGCTGATGCCCGCAATTTCCGGTCTTTTCCCGGCCGCCTCGATGAATTTGGACGTATTGGAGGCTAGGAATTCCTCGCCTATGCCCTGGCGGTCTTCCAGCAGGAAGGTGACGTCCCCGGACGTGCCCACTCCCGGGAGGGGGGGGGGAGGAACCACGTAGGCCATGCCGGAGGAAATTGACGCGTTCAGCTTGCTCTTCAGCCTGGCGGCGATGGCGTCCGCCGTCATGTCCGGTCCCTTTCGTTCGGACCAGGGCTTCAGGGAAATGAAGAAGAAGGAATTGGAGGAGCTCTGGACGCTGCTGATCAGGTTGAAGCCGTTGACGGTGGTGACCACTTCCACGCCGGGGTCTTCCCGGATGATCCGTTCAATCTGCGCGGAGGTTTTTTCCGTGACATTCAGGGAAGTATTGTCCGGCAGTTCCGCGCCGCCGAACAGGTAGCCCTGGTCTTCATTGGGAAGGAAGCCGGAGGGAATGAGCCTGGCCATCGGAAAGAGCAGGGCGGTCATGGCGGCCAGCAGCAGAATGGACAGCCACATGCGGCGGATCAGCCAGGAGCAGGCGTTGACGTACCAGTCCCGCGCCTTGTTGAATCCCTTGTTGAACATGTTGAAAAAGGGGCCCAGCAGCCAGATGGTGTCCGAATTGCCGCCTTTCAGCAGCCGGGAGGACAGCGCCGGACTGAGGGACAGCGCGCAGAAGGCGGAAATGATGATGGACATGCCGATGGTCACGGCGAACTGCTCAAACAGCTTTCCCGATACACCGGGGAGCAGCAGTGTGGGGACGAACACGCAGGAAATCACCAGGGCCGTACTGACAATGGGGCCGGATACTTCCCGCATGGCCGTGATGGTTGCCGGCAAGGGCTTTTCTCCGTTGGAAATGTGGTTTTTCACCGCTTCCACCACCACGATGGCGTCATCCACCACCAGGCCGATGGCCAGCACCAGCCCCATCAGGCAGATGGTATTGATGGAAAAGCCGAAGAACGGGAAGGCGATGAAGGCCCCGACGATGGAGACCGGAACGGCAAATGCCGGGATGAGTGTTCCGCGCCACCCCTGCAGGAAGATGAATACGACCAGGACCACGAGCCCCAGCGCGATGAGCAGGGTGCTGACAATGTCTTCAATCCCGGCGCGTACGGCCAGGGTGGAATCCAGGGAAACCAGGTAATCCATGTCCGGCGGCAGGTTGCTTTCCGCCAGAAGGGCCTTGATGTTGTCCACCAGCTGAATGGCGTTTCCGCCCGGCGCTTCGTAAATGCCCAGGGAGGCGGCCGGCATGCCGTTGACGGTGGAGCTGAGGCTGTAGGTTTCCGAACCCAGTTCCACGCGGGCGACGTCGCTCACCCGCACGATGGAGCTGCCCTGGCCGCGCACCACGATGTTTTCAAACTCCTCCACGGTCGTCAGGCGTCCGGGAGCCTTGACGGTAAAGGAAAGCTGCTGGTCCGGCGGAGCGGGCTGGGCGCCTATCTTCCCCGCCGGATTTACGGCGTTCTGGGCCTGGACGGCCAGCATGACGTCCCTGGCCGTGATGTTCAGGGCCGCCATTTTTTCCGGATTCAGCCAGATGCGCATGGCGTAGCGGCCGGAGCCGAAGACCTGGACATCCCCCACGCCGGGGACGCGCTTGATGGCATCCACCATATTGATGTAGGCGTAGTTGGCCAGCCACAGGCCGTCATAGGTTCCGTTGGGGGAATAAAAGCTGATGACCAGGGCGGGCAGCCCGCTGGTTTTCCGCAGGGAGATGCCCAGTTCGCTGACTTCCGGCGGAAGCTGGGAGGTGGCCTGTCCGTAGCGCAGGTAGGAGAGCACCTGGTCCATGTTCGCCTCCGTGCCTGTCTCGAACAGGATCATCATGCTCATCTGCCCGTTGTTGGTGTTGACGGAGGTCATGTAGGACATGCCGTCCACGCCGGACATTTGCTGTTCGATGGGGGAGGCGATGGATTTGACCACCGTCTCGCAGTCGGCCCCGGGATAGGTGGCCGTCACCTGGATGGAGGGGGGGATGATGTCCGGGTATTCGGAAACGGGAAGGCGCAGAATGGAGAAGGCCCCCAGCAGGACGATGATGATGGAGAGGCAGAAGGAAAGAATGGGGCGCTTGATGAAGAAGTCGGCCATGGTGAAAAAGGGCTTATTGGTTGGAGGCAGGGACCGCTTTCAGGCGCGCATCCGGATTCCGGGTGGCCGCCTCC
This genomic stretch from Akkermansia biwaensis harbors:
- a CDS encoding Eco57I restriction-modification methylase domain-containing protein, whose amino-acid sequence is MAGCPVPGRGAGWKAGTWLVFKRALMRRLLGQGGQDDFSFPEGFPFSLREGDEDCAVTPSVLGDLLERSMTDARGTGTVYTPRFLVRWMAREAVSRWVDSALSASHEKGREAERALLKRIRVLDLSAGSGAFTMGILHELVRRRKILEPECSEAALVRAAVEDHIYGVDVCAEALDVARFRFRCALLAAGDDAPFRDHLICGDSLDLFGAGVWRNVLARVMKERGFDLVIGNPPFIGEKGNKELFDRLKASRMSAYCSSRMDYWYVFACLGMDVLKPGGVMHLVVPNKWMANAGAVPLRRKLLEECGALRLSDFGACRVFESARVHTMALLAERKKTGDEALVPEYRRFSGESEHVEEFLENTPYQCFQLPEDRSGCVQQGLFFCSAAEKVVLEKMEVLRNFELNPLHEMAQGIVPNPDVVSSRALGSLPPEIVRSSGIRRGEGVFVVPREFFTRLPERERCFLKPLYEPVLAERYGLKEPEKVLLYLTPENGSERARTLIRHLEKFRPLMESRRETRMGRMKYYHVHWPRKEAFFLPGPKILAARKCARPTFTYTEREAYVMMSFNVIRTERLSMKYLAALFNSRLMHFWFRLRGKMQGDFFQMDTAPILSAPVHVPSASAVAEVERLSDALAGHYCPEWDERMNELIERIYGISAEEREVIVQAVSPAPGGKGNRPE
- a CDS encoding tetratricopeptide repeat protein, which codes for MMKKIFPCLLTFLTVFWCGCENKPSGGEKEPVRSEKNGEKQAESSADTGKSGIWKNRLQAASAEAERARGDDKKHVEALNELASLYAEGLQNGWVHPLDVRSWCESVAESGAGYSGETVIGALFLYGTGVTRDPAAAREWFEYGLARPGSQRGNALYMLGMMYSKGDGVNQDQNKALELWHKAADENHPGALSLLGRASMEGKLGLDKDAASGLAFLERAANGGDVAASMYLGRIYAKGEGVAQDMERALKWYQQAASAGDPHAQYIVGLAYLDGSGVPVDEGKAFNWLRLAAGQEHVNAMLMLSVCYSTGKGTRQDANMAEVWKKKALELNSRRQTPQEGHQPSSAP
- a CDS encoding SLC13 family permease, with the translated sequence MRHDTTDKPKGHRNYIIIACDALLFLAMLKWLPVEPQVAKGLAVLTFIGILWLTEALHVTVTALLVPVLAMFMGILPGARALAGFADPTIFLFFGGFAIAGALHEQKIDSWLAGKILTVARGSLGMALVLIFLATAFLSMWMSNTATAAMMLPLVIGLLDRIPKEKIKTTAPFAVLGVAYSASIGGMGTLVGSPPNAIAAHELAMGFAEWFRIAMPIVAVFGVLVFSLMYLFFKPNLKLHVDMAPATDEERPSGLDGKQIRVLILFAVIAGCWMGSGFLSSLLGGIPSMDTLIALCAVVLLPLCGVINWSGIAKNTDWGVLLLFGGGITLSTVLVQTDAAKFLANQVSDLAMGQNPLIILLIISVFITSLTEFCSNTASAALVAPLMVTVASAMGMSATPLVLLVGIGASCAFMLPVSTPPNALAFATGRVPQMSMIKVGLLINVVLVFVKAFWAWIFWM
- a CDS encoding efflux RND transporter permease subunit; the encoded protein is MADFFIKRPILSFCLSIIIVLLGAFSILRLPVSEYPDIIPPSIQVTATYPGADCETVVKSIASPIEQQMSGVDGMSYMTSVNTNNGQMSMMILFETGTEANMDQVLSYLRYGQATSQLPPEVSELGISLRKTSGLPALVISFYSPNGTYDGLWLANYAYINMVDAIKRVPGVGDVQVFGSGRYAMRIWLNPEKMAALNITARDVMLAVQAQNAVNPAGKIGAQPAPPDQQLSFTVKAPGRLTTVEEFENIVVRGQGSSIVRVSDVARVELGSETYSLSSTVNGMPAASLGIYEAPGGNAIQLVDNIKALLAESNLPPDMDYLVSLDSTLAVRAGIEDIVSTLLIALGLVVLVVFIFLQGWRGTLIPAFAVPVSIVGAFIAFPFFGFSINTICLMGLVLAIGLVVDDAIVVVEAVKNHISNGEKPLPATITAMREVSGPIVSTALVISCVFVPTLLLPGVSGKLFEQFAVTIGMSIIISAFCALSLSPALSSRLLKGGNSDTIWLLGPFFNMFNKGFNKARDWYVNACSWLIRRMWLSILLLAAMTALLFPMARLIPSGFLPNEDQGYLFGGAELPDNTSLNVTEKTSAQIERIIREDPGVEVVTTVNGFNLISSVQSSSNSFFFISLKPWSERKGPDMTADAIAARLKSKLNASISSGMAYVVPPPPLPGVGTSGDVTFLLEDRQGIGEEFLASNTSKFIEAAGKRPEIAGISNFMSPSNLQYNLNVNTEQATLQNMNVDEIYATIQAYMGSTFLNNFNIYGQEWQVYMQADAPYRDSIDKLSMFYVRNNNGDPVPLDSVINVTHGWAPEFLIRQNMFNSSQLNITPAEGYSSGQVMNALEEVFAQTMPAGMGYGYSGMSYQEKQAQHGITIGMIFAASAIFVFLILASLYESWSLPVAVFMTVPIAILGAFAALWIFGQQLNIYSEIGLIVLIALAAKNAILIVEFAVLELKQGKDLLTSTLDAARIRLRPILMTSIAFIMGCLPLALATGAGAAARQVVGIGVIGGMITAVFIGVFFIPSFFYLIAKLAKLDKKAALERQEKAS
- a CDS encoding DUF805 domain-containing protein, with the translated sequence MMNAPTRPSLWQNFILCLTKKYADFSGKSSRREFWGFNLFLFLGALFFSFAGTILTLASLPWKELLATDNQEVFHAIAQEHFMYFIITMQVVFLAIYLPFWSAIIRRLRDAGFHTAWGYGYMALGIAGLIKWMVFDRFRYSMDGSMDTTTLFLAVVGNVWFLLIVILACFPSRPEPEKLPEQ
- the thiD gene encoding bifunctional hydroxymethylpyrimidine kinase/phosphomethylpyrimidine kinase, which translates into the protein MSEIPVMMTIAGSDCSAGAGLQADLKAAHAMGAFALTAVTCIVSEVPGLVRGIQEVEPELVADQVRINLEHFPVAAVKAGMLYSPSIVRAVHGVLKDADIPLVVDPVMIATAGDRLMREEAVAVYEELLLPRAALLTPNLDEAAVLLRSSSNPERDELPEAAARLALRYGCPVLLKGGHLAGDCRDVLAGPDGRMLGEWTRPRVRDVSTHGTGCSLSAAIAARLAAGDGLVTAVERGLEFIAAAIRDHVRWVRPARVDALKLW